The Argopecten irradians isolate NY chromosome 16, Ai_NY, whole genome shotgun sequence genome window below encodes:
- the LOC138310906 gene encoding neuronal acetylcholine receptor subunit alpha-6-like: MSCCNLCFLTLSLTFVFNHGVTCESAEDVKSLMTQLFSTEGYNKFVRPSNDQSVPLHLYINLYLVSLTDIDEVKEKMTSTAYLELIWEDWYLSWTPADYNGIQYLYIPQSEVWKPDIALENGYSKMKELGDNFILTKVTYEGDVNWYPYEVFETKCSIDISYFPFDEQTCQLRFGVWMSVVQDIYVHMGSKGILLDDYQENEEWQIIKTSSEASIDSDNETLVSYSIHVKRKPDYYLHNIVLPVLLLSILAVFTFVIPVESGEKMGFCMTMFLAFAVFLTIVSAQLPVSSTLSLLSKYLIFLVVLGTLIIMATAVELRINYRSTESFPIPKWLGCLVKVSRIIMCRRPCRTLGKQRLTIQPQQTRDCKSPVKDSKQLGSDCLEQPPTTDTDESIQWTDVVSALDFYLFWVFLTTELLETVILLANGYVQSIK, translated from the coding sequence ATGTCTTGTTGCAATCTGTGTTTTCTTACATTGTCTCTGACTTTTGTTTTCAATCATGGCGTCACTTGTGAATCCGCAGAAGACGTGAAGAGTCTTATGACGCAGTTATTCAGCACTGAGGGCTACAACAAATTCGTGCGTCCAAGTAACGACCAATCCGTTCCCTTGCATCTCTACATAAATTTATACTTGGTCAGTTTAACCGACATTGATGAGGTCAAGGAGAAGATGACATCGACCGCCTATCTGGAACTGATCTGGGAGGATTGGTACCTCTCATGGACCCCTGCGGACTATAATGGCATCCAGTACCTATACATTCCCCAGAGTGAAGTTTGGAAACCAGATATTGCTTTAGAAAATGGCTACAGCAAGATGAAAGAGTTGGGAGATAACTTCATCTTAACAAAAGTTACGTATGAAGGCGATGTAAATTGGTATCCGTATGAGGTGTTTGAAACAAAATGCAgtattgatatttcatattttccatTTGATGAGCAGACCTGCCAACTTCGATTTGGAGTATGGATGAGTGTAGTCCAAGACATTTATGTCCATATGGGTTCAAAAGGTATCCTTCTTGATGATTATCAAGAAAATGAAGAATGGCAAATTATCAAAACGTCATCGGAGGCTAGTATAGATTCGGACAACGAAACTCTCGTGTCTTACAGTATCCACGTAAAGCGAAAACCCGATTATTATCTTCACAACATCGTTTTACCTGTCCTTCTCCTGTCCATCCTGGCCGTATTTACGTTTGTAATACCAGTGGAAAGTGGAGAGAAAATGGGATTCTGTATGACTATGTTCTTAGCGTTTGCCGTTTTTCTAACCATCGTGAGCGCACAACTTCCGGTGAGTTCTACGCTGTCGTTGCTCAGTAAATATCTCATATTTCTGGTTGTCCTTGGAACGCTTATCATCATGGCGACAGCTGTTGAACTTCGGATTAATTATAGAAGCACAGAAAGTTTCCCGATTCCAAAGTGGCTGGGATGTTTAGTCAAAGTCAGCAGGATAATCATGTGCCGCCGGCCGTGTAGGACCCTTGGAAAACAGAGACTTACAATACAACCTCAACAAACAAGGGATTGCAAGTCGCCCGTGAAAGATTCTAAGCAACTCGGATCCGACTGTCTAGAACAGCCGCCCACTACCGATACGGATGAAAGCATCCAATGGACGGATGTGGTTTCAGCACTCGATTTTTACTTATTTTGGGTCTTTCTAACAACGGAACTTTTGGAAACTGTTATTCTGTTGGCAAATGGCTATGTTCAAAGTATAAAGTAA